From the Paludibacterium paludis genome, one window contains:
- a CDS encoding flagellar assembly protein T N-terminal domain-containing protein → MMNWTVVLRRIAALGAAFVLVSGLVRAQSITARGAAPLDAGRSAARELAIQDAVNQAALSVGARVESAEMLEGGRYRETGSLTASPLGGKVKVLSEYAEGGLYHVKIAIDTPDRAAEPARSASTDPSCAAPGGRSLRKKLVTTWFAVRDPADASDLTGLSTRLPSVLAERLGARPALSVTDAGGIGVLPDARMSDPRAGSDNVRLIGAKEGAQFVVAGRVVSTSVTSRFLRPTLFESHNTSQQGVYYDGPLSGILGGAVKYVPTERQFDAEIWLYDALTGAVLLNDRISTLARGGSVVPANPVPFGSAAFWRTDYGQAIDGLLDKAVAKLDATLSCIPFSAKVVEVDDTGKSYISAGGLDGLKVGDKLLLYRQQSRAAGNNPELGIAETLVGTVSLVQIQPRLSIAVAEGGGKAAQAGDIVRYQPKR, encoded by the coding sequence ATGATGAACTGGACTGTTGTGTTGCGCCGGATTGCCGCCCTGGGGGCGGCTTTTGTTTTGGTTTCGGGGCTGGTGCGCGCCCAAAGCATTACCGCCCGGGGAGCGGCGCCCCTTGATGCCGGCCGTTCGGCCGCGCGCGAGTTGGCGATTCAGGATGCCGTCAACCAGGCCGCGCTGAGTGTCGGCGCCCGGGTCGAATCGGCCGAGATGCTGGAGGGGGGGCGCTACCGGGAAACCGGCAGCCTGACCGCCTCGCCGCTGGGCGGCAAGGTGAAGGTGCTCAGCGAATACGCCGAGGGGGGCCTCTACCACGTCAAGATTGCCATCGATACGCCCGACAGAGCGGCCGAACCCGCGCGCTCGGCCAGTACCGATCCGTCCTGCGCCGCGCCGGGCGGGCGGTCACTGCGCAAGAAACTGGTGACGACCTGGTTCGCTGTCCGGGATCCGGCCGATGCCTCCGATCTGACCGGGCTGAGTACGCGCCTGCCCTCCGTGCTGGCCGAGCGCCTTGGCGCCCGTCCCGCGTTGTCGGTGACCGATGCGGGGGGGATCGGCGTATTGCCGGACGCCCGCATGAGCGACCCGCGGGCCGGCTCGGACAATGTCCGTCTGATCGGCGCGAAAGAAGGCGCCCAGTTTGTCGTGGCCGGTCGTGTCGTTTCCACGTCCGTGACGTCCCGGTTTTTGCGGCCTACGCTGTTCGAATCCCATAACACCAGCCAGCAGGGCGTTTATTACGACGGTCCGCTATCAGGAATACTCGGCGGCGCGGTGAAATACGTGCCTACCGAGCGTCAATTCGATGCCGAAATCTGGTTGTATGACGCGCTGACCGGCGCCGTTTTGCTCAACGACCGGATTTCGACTCTGGCCCGCGGCGGTTCCGTGGTGCCCGCCAATCCGGTGCCGTTCGGTTCGGCCGCGTTCTGGCGAACCGATTATGGCCAGGCGATCGACGGTTTGCTCGACAAGGCGGTGGCAAAACTCGATGCCACACTGTCATGCATTCCGTTTTCCGCGAAGGTGGTGGAAGTCGACGACACCGGCAAAAGCTATATTTCCGCCGGAGGACTCGATGGTCTGAAAGTCGGCGACAAGCTGCTTTTGTACCGGCAACAGTCCCGTGCCGCCGGAAACAATCCCGAGCTTGGCATTGCCGAAACCCTGGTGGGAACGGTCTCTCTCGTGCAGATCCAGCCCCGGCTCTCGATCGCCGTCGCCGAGGGCGGGGGCAAAGCGGCGCAGGCCGGCGATATCGTTCGCTATCAACCCAAACGCTGA
- a CDS encoding low molecular weight protein-tyrosine-phosphatase: MERWLFVCMGNICRSPTLEGVMRERIARAGLTGRLEVDSAGTGPWHAGKAPDERSARAAARRGYDLTPLRARQIVAGDFERFDLILAADRDNLAWLRERCPEIHLHKLRLALSVLEDGAEIPDPYFGGEDGFERVLDLVEAACDAWLAGRFHGDA; this comes from the coding sequence ATGGAACGCTGGCTGTTTGTCTGCATGGGCAATATCTGCCGTTCGCCGACGCTGGAGGGCGTGATGCGCGAACGCATCGCCAGAGCCGGGCTCACCGGCCGGCTCGAGGTCGATTCCGCGGGCACGGGGCCTTGGCACGCGGGCAAGGCGCCCGACGAGCGCAGCGCCCGGGCGGCCGCGCGCCGGGGTTATGATCTGACGCCCTTGCGGGCCCGTCAGATCGTGGCCGGGGATTTCGAGCGCTTCGACCTTATTCTCGCCGCGGATCGGGACAACCTCGCCTGGCTTCGCGAACGGTGCCCCGAGATCCACCTGCACAAGCTGCGGCTGGCGTTGTCGGTGCTGGAGGACGGCGCCGAGATTCCCGATCCCTACTTCGGCGGCGAGGATGGTTTCGAGCGGGTGCTGGATTTGGTCGAGGCCGCCTGCGACGCATGGCTCGCCGGGCGCTTCCACGGCGACGCCTGA
- a CDS encoding fatty acid desaturase family protein translates to MTKDQWLAIRKAFPGQEKKPWTVLVWLADIALMGAAWTLWNADALLSNLAAWLVAGFALVQLYLIMHEATHNTVAASRFLNDVVGHGAAWFIGLPYLVRKQNHLAHHAWTAHPVHDPENRAMIAKFAVMTEKEAHRLERMWKYWIPMIAANHFLGHWLAPFRARAAGDRSIRNRKQLLFACVYLAGYATVFVIAWRHEALGTLAGFYLPVWVFLLAMVEMLNLPHHAEAPILAEDHEGLSLWEQDGVSHDCATVPLWSRFVILNFNLHIAHHLFPWLPWYRLPQASAALAAARTGSSPETLSEVVFSLRNRRRPLLSLMGHFFDRRERRGGQGIPILDAPRH, encoded by the coding sequence ATGACAAAAGACCAATGGCTGGCAATTCGCAAAGCATTTCCCGGTCAGGAAAAAAAACCCTGGACAGTGCTGGTGTGGCTGGCCGATATCGCGCTGATGGGCGCCGCCTGGACGTTGTGGAACGCCGACGCGCTGCTGTCGAACCTGGCGGCCTGGCTGGTGGCCGGCTTCGCTCTCGTGCAGCTGTACCTGATCATGCACGAAGCCACCCACAACACCGTGGCGGCCAGCCGGTTTCTCAACGATGTGGTCGGGCACGGAGCCGCCTGGTTCATCGGCCTGCCCTATCTGGTGCGCAAACAGAATCATCTGGCGCACCATGCCTGGACCGCCCACCCGGTCCATGATCCGGAAAACCGCGCGATGATCGCCAAATTCGCCGTCATGACAGAAAAGGAAGCCCACCGTCTGGAAAGAATGTGGAAATACTGGATCCCCATGATCGCCGCCAACCACTTCCTCGGCCATTGGCTCGCCCCGTTCAGGGCGCGCGCGGCGGGAGACCGGTCGATTCGTAACCGCAAGCAACTGCTCTTCGCCTGTGTCTACCTGGCAGGCTACGCCACCGTTTTCGTCATCGCCTGGCGCCACGAGGCGCTGGGCACACTCGCCGGCTTCTACTTGCCGGTCTGGGTGTTCCTGCTCGCCATGGTGGAAATGCTGAACCTGCCGCATCACGCCGAAGCTCCGATACTCGCCGAGGACCATGAAGGATTGTCGCTCTGGGAGCAGGACGGCGTATCCCACGATTGCGCCACGGTGCCGCTGTGGTCGCGTTTCGTGATCCTCAACTTCAATCTGCATATCGCCCACCACCTCTTCCCCTGGCTACCATGGTACCGGCTGCCGCAGGCCAGCGCCGCGCTTGCCGCGGCACGCACGGGAAGTTCCCCGGAAACGCTCAGCGAGGTCGTCTTCTCCTTGCGCAACCGGCGCCGGCCGCTGTTGAGCCTGATGGGGCATTTCTTCGACCGGCGCGAACGCCGCGGCGGGCAGGGCATACCCATCCTTGACGCCCCCCGGCACTGA
- a CDS encoding LPP20 family lipoprotein: MKTLRPLRLALPGVFLVLTACATAQAPSEKTAPVVRTPQARPAEDGMTGVGFVGPGIEAEAPRTVVKEVNPYQPVTIRVTGSGTAPYSKALTPSQRKLLSLRAARLDAFRAIAEQVQGMKLIGNSTVANMIATSDGFRTYVDAYLRGVNIVSNAMQPDGTSEAVAEIVLDKTFYQEFRRALEKTGSVMKAAQESPANGSEQRENAAPPRYSSNYYVSQ, encoded by the coding sequence ATGAAGACACTTCGTCCCCTTCGTCTGGCGTTGCCTGGCGTGTTCCTTGTCCTGACCGCGTGCGCCACGGCCCAGGCTCCGTCCGAAAAGACCGCGCCCGTGGTTCGAACTCCGCAAGCCCGGCCGGCCGAGGACGGCATGACCGGTGTCGGATTTGTCGGGCCGGGCATCGAAGCCGAAGCGCCCAGGACGGTGGTCAAGGAAGTGAATCCCTACCAGCCCGTGACCATTCGCGTGACCGGCAGCGGCACCGCGCCGTACTCCAAGGCGCTGACGCCCTCGCAACGCAAGCTGTTGTCGCTCAGGGCCGCCCGCCTGGATGCCTTCCGCGCCATTGCCGAACAAGTGCAGGGCATGAAATTGATCGGCAACAGTACGGTGGCCAACATGATCGCGACCAGCGACGGTTTTCGCACTTATGTGGACGCCTATCTGCGCGGTGTGAACATCGTATCCAATGCCATGCAGCCGGACGGCACCAGCGAAGCCGTGGCCGAGATCGTGCTGGACAAGACGTTCTATCAGGAATTCCGGCGCGCTCTGGAAAAAACCGGCAGCGTCATGAAAGCGGCGCAGGAGTCGCCGGCAAATGGCAGCGAGCAGCGCGAAAATGCCGCGCCGCCGCGCTATAGCAGCAATTACTACGTTTCCCAATGA
- the uvrB gene encoding excinuclease ABC subunit UvrB: protein MSTVNDSPFRLHLPYQPAGDQPEAIRRLVEGIEDGLSYQTLLGVTGSGKTFTMANVIARTGRPAIIMAHNKTLAAQLYSEMREFFPDNAVEYFVSYYDYYQPEAYVPSRDLFIEKDSSINEHIEQMRLSATKSILERPDCIIVATVSAIYGIGDPGEYHQMILHLKEGEALPQREMIARLVAMQYERSDMDFARGTFRVRGDIIDIFPAESAETAIRVSLFDDDIETLTLFDPLTGATRQRVGRYTVFPSSHYVTPRDTVLKACEKIKAELGQRIETFQREGKLVEAQRIEQRTRFDLEMLYEMGFCKGIENYSRHFSGRGPGEPPPTLIDYLPKNALMFIDESHVTVPQIGAMYKGDRARKANLVDYGFRLPSAIDNRPLKFDEFERLMPQTVFVSATPANYEAEHAGQVVEQVVRPTGLVDPVMEVRPVATQVDDLLSEIKARSDANERVLVTTLTKRMAEQLADYYTEHGVRVRYLHSDIDTVERVEIIRDLRLGMFEVLIGINLLREGLDIPEVSLVAILDADKEGFLRSERSLIQTIGRAARNLNGKAILYADVITDSMRRAMDETERRRARQIAFNEANGIVPRGVNKKIKDIIDGVYSAEPDRKRLVEEARVAVMDEKALAKELKRLEKAMSDAARNLEFEEAARLRDELKALKEKAWINGL from the coding sequence GTGTCCACTGTAAATGACAGTCCGTTTCGTCTTCATCTGCCTTACCAGCCCGCCGGCGATCAGCCCGAGGCCATCCGGCGTCTGGTCGAGGGCATCGAGGACGGCCTGTCCTACCAGACGCTGCTGGGTGTGACCGGTTCCGGCAAAACCTTCACCATGGCCAATGTCATCGCCCGCACCGGCCGACCGGCCATCATCATGGCGCACAACAAGACCCTTGCCGCGCAGCTGTATTCGGAAATGCGGGAGTTCTTTCCGGATAACGCCGTCGAGTATTTTGTTTCGTACTACGACTACTACCAGCCCGAAGCCTATGTGCCCAGCCGGGACCTGTTCATCGAAAAGGACTCGAGCATCAACGAGCATATCGAGCAGATGCGCCTGTCGGCGACCAAATCGATTCTCGAGCGGCCCGACTGCATCATCGTGGCGACCGTGTCGGCCATTTACGGTATCGGCGACCCGGGCGAATACCATCAGATGATCCTGCACCTGAAGGAAGGTGAGGCGCTGCCGCAGCGCGAGATGATCGCGCGCCTGGTGGCCATGCAGTACGAACGCTCCGACATGGATTTCGCGCGCGGTACTTTCCGGGTGCGCGGCGATATCATCGATATCTTCCCCGCGGAAAGCGCCGAGACCGCCATCCGGGTGTCTCTCTTCGATGACGACATCGAGACGCTGACGCTGTTCGACCCTCTGACCGGAGCGACGCGCCAGCGCGTCGGGCGCTACACCGTGTTTCCATCCAGCCACTATGTGACGCCGCGCGACACGGTGCTCAAGGCTTGCGAGAAAATCAAGGCCGAGCTTGGCCAGCGTATCGAGACTTTCCAGAGGGAGGGCAAGCTGGTCGAAGCCCAGCGCATCGAGCAGCGCACCCGTTTCGATCTGGAGATGCTCTACGAAATGGGCTTTTGCAAGGGCATCGAAAACTATTCGCGGCATTTTTCCGGACGGGGTCCGGGCGAGCCGCCGCCGACGCTGATCGACTACCTCCCGAAAAACGCCCTGATGTTCATCGACGAGTCGCACGTCACGGTGCCGCAGATCGGCGCGATGTACAAGGGCGACCGGGCGCGCAAGGCCAATCTGGTCGATTACGGTTTCCGGCTGCCCTCGGCGATCGACAACCGGCCGCTCAAGTTCGACGAGTTCGAGCGCCTGATGCCCCAGACCGTTTTCGTATCGGCCACCCCGGCCAATTACGAAGCCGAGCATGCCGGGCAGGTGGTCGAGCAGGTCGTGCGTCCGACGGGGCTCGTCGATCCGGTGATGGAGGTGCGCCCGGTCGCCACTCAGGTGGATGATCTGCTGTCGGAAATCAAGGCGCGCAGCGACGCCAACGAGCGGGTGCTGGTCACCACCCTGACCAAGCGCATGGCCGAGCAGCTGGCCGACTACTATACCGAGCACGGCGTGCGGGTGCGCTACCTGCATTCGGACATCGACACGGTGGAGCGGGTGGAAATCATCCGCGACCTGAGGCTCGGCATGTTCGAGGTGCTGATCGGGATCAACTTGCTGCGCGAAGGGCTGGATATCCCCGAAGTCTCTTTGGTGGCGATTCTCGACGCCGACAAGGAAGGCTTCCTGCGCTCCGAGCGTTCGTTGATCCAGACCATCGGCCGGGCGGCGCGCAACCTCAACGGCAAGGCCATCCTCTATGCCGATGTGATTACCGACTCGATGCGCCGCGCCATGGACGAAACCGAACGCCGCCGCGCGCGACAGATCGCGTTCAACGAGGCCAACGGCATCGTGCCCAGGGGCGTGAACAAGAAAATCAAGGACATCATCGACGGTGTCTATTCCGCCGAACCGGATCGCAAGCGGTTGGTCGAGGAGGCGCGTGTGGCGGTGATGGACGAGAAAGCCCTCGCCAAGGAGCTCAAGCGGCTGGAGAAGGCCATGTCGGATGCCGCGCGCAATCTGGAGTTCGAAGAGGCCGCGCGCCTGCGCGACGAACTGAAAGCCCTGAAGGAAAAGGCCTGGATCAACGGTTTGTGA
- a CDS encoding D-alanyl-D-alanine carboxypeptidase family protein — MLKNIVRWLVAASLAMPVAAVAQTAKEPRKTHAAAHHIAKKPGARNKTAQVKSAVRKTPSKVSITLRKPAPPPVSIRRSNLRHASMQTFSPGGPHLSSQSVLVLNGVTGEPLYEKNAGQRMPIASISKLMTAMVLLDMGVPMDDPVTVTDAEIDRLKNTTSRLAIGTTLTRREMLLLALMSSENRAANALARTSPGGLNAFVAKMNQKARQLGMKDTVFYEPTGLDTRNTSTAADLARMVRAAENYPLIRNFTTTPEHEVHIVRNRLLHYKNSNALVREGDWEIALQKTGYIQEAGRCMVMQATIGSQPLIIVLLAAGGSAARVNDAKTLKTWLESHPGNWLAQG, encoded by the coding sequence ATGCTGAAGAATATCGTACGCTGGCTGGTCGCCGCGTCACTGGCCATGCCGGTGGCCGCTGTCGCCCAGACAGCCAAGGAGCCGCGCAAAACGCATGCCGCTGCCCACCATATCGCCAAGAAGCCGGGCGCGCGCAACAAGACCGCCCAGGTGAAAAGCGCGGTACGCAAAACCCCTTCCAAAGTCTCCATCACCCTGCGAAAACCCGCTCCGCCGCCCGTCAGCATCCGGCGCAGCAACCTGCGCCACGCCAGCATGCAGACCTTCAGTCCGGGCGGTCCGCACCTGAGCTCCCAGTCCGTGCTGGTGCTCAACGGCGTGACCGGCGAGCCCCTTTACGAGAAGAATGCGGGACAACGGATGCCGATCGCGTCGATCAGCAAACTGATGACGGCCATGGTGCTGCTCGACATGGGCGTGCCGATGGACGACCCGGTCACCGTCACCGACGCCGAGATCGACCGCCTCAAGAACACCACATCGCGGCTGGCCATCGGCACGACCCTGACCCGCCGCGAAATGCTGCTCCTCGCCCTGATGTCCTCGGAAAACCGCGCGGCCAACGCCCTGGCCCGTACCTCGCCGGGCGGTCTGAACGCTTTTGTGGCGAAAATGAATCAGAAAGCCCGCCAACTGGGCATGAAGGACACGGTGTTCTACGAACCGACCGGACTGGATACCCGCAACACATCGACGGCGGCGGATCTGGCCCGCATGGTGCGCGCCGCGGAGAACTACCCGCTGATCCGCAACTTCACCACGACCCCCGAACACGAGGTGCACATCGTCCGCAACCGCCTTTTGCACTACAAGAACAGCAATGCGCTGGTGCGTGAGGGCGACTGGGAGATCGCCCTGCAAAAAACCGGCTACATCCAGGAGGCCGGGCGCTGCATGGTGATGCAGGCCACCATCGGGTCCCAGCCGCTGATCATCGTGCTGCTGGCCGCCGGCGGCAGCGCCGCGCGCGTGAACGACGCCAAAACACTCAAGACCTGGCTCGAATCCCACCCGGGCAACTGGCTGGCCCAGGGCTGA
- the gltX gene encoding glutamate--tRNA ligase, whose amino-acid sequence MMIRTRFAPSPTGFLHIGGVRTALFSWAYARKNNGTFVLRIEDTDLERSTPESVKAILDGMNWVGLAHDEGPFYQTRRFDRYKEVIATLLDSGHAYYCYSSKEELDAMRAEQEARGEKPRYDRRWRPEPGKTLPAVPEGVTPVVRFRTPLDGTVAWDDAVKGRIEIRNEELDDLIIARGDGSPTYNFCVVVDDWDMRITHVIRGDDHVNNTPRQINILKALGAPLPVYGHLPMILNADGQKMSKRRDAVSVVDYADQGILPEALLNYLARLGWGHGDDEFFDMTQFVEWFELSDVSPSPSRFNREKLLWLNALHIKAADPARLAGLISPRLAAAGIDPSSGPALSDVVTLLRDRVQDLNALADEADYFYRKRQPSAEDVAKHLPDGAKERMERFAAQLAALDDWSAEAIHGLFKPFCAEEGVKMGQLGMPLRVLVCGTTQTPSVDAVLALIGKDEVLRRLHAA is encoded by the coding sequence ATCATGATCCGTACCCGATTCGCCCCGAGCCCCACCGGCTTCCTGCACATTGGCGGTGTGCGCACCGCACTGTTTTCCTGGGCCTACGCCCGCAAGAACAACGGCACCTTCGTGCTGCGCATCGAAGACACGGATCTTGAACGTTCCACGCCCGAATCGGTCAAGGCCATTCTGGACGGCATGAACTGGGTGGGGCTTGCCCACGATGAAGGTCCGTTCTACCAGACCCGGCGCTTCGACCGTTACAAGGAAGTGATCGCTACCCTGCTGGATAGTGGGCATGCCTACTACTGTTACAGCTCCAAGGAGGAGCTGGACGCCATGCGAGCCGAGCAGGAGGCGCGTGGCGAGAAACCGCGCTACGACCGCCGCTGGCGTCCCGAGCCGGGCAAGACCCTGCCCGCCGTGCCGGAGGGCGTGACCCCCGTGGTGCGTTTCCGCACCCCGCTTGACGGAACCGTGGCGTGGGACGACGCGGTCAAGGGCCGCATCGAGATCCGCAACGAAGAACTCGATGACCTGATCATCGCCCGCGGCGACGGCAGCCCGACCTACAATTTCTGCGTGGTGGTCGACGACTGGGACATGCGCATCACCCACGTGATCCGCGGCGATGACCACGTGAACAACACGCCACGCCAGATCAACATCCTGAAGGCGCTGGGCGCGCCGCTGCCGGTGTACGGTCACCTGCCGATGATCCTCAACGCCGACGGCCAGAAAATGTCCAAGCGCCGCGACGCGGTGAGCGTGGTCGACTACGCCGATCAAGGCATTCTTCCCGAGGCCCTGCTCAATTACCTCGCGCGTCTTGGCTGGGGGCATGGCGACGACGAGTTCTTCGACATGACGCAGTTCGTCGAATGGTTCGAGCTGTCTGATGTGAGTCCGTCCCCGTCGCGCTTTAACCGCGAAAAACTCCTCTGGCTCAATGCGCTGCACATCAAGGCGGCCGATCCGGCGCGTCTTGCCGGCCTGATCTCCCCGCGTCTTGCCGCGGCCGGTATCGATCCGTCGTCCGGTCCGGCCCTGTCTGATGTCGTCACGCTGCTGCGCGACCGGGTCCAGGATCTGAACGCGCTGGCGGATGAGGCCGACTATTTTTACCGCAAGCGCCAACCGTCCGCCGAGGATGTGGCCAAGCACCTGCCCGACGGCGCGAAAGAACGCATGGAGCGTTTCGCCGCGCAACTGGCCGCGCTCGATGACTGGAGCGCGGAGGCGATCCATGGGCTGTTCAAGCCGTTCTGCGCGGAAGAAGGCGTCAAGATGGGACAACTTGGCATGCCGTTGCGCGTGCTGGTGTGCGGCACGACCCAGACTCCGTCGGTGGATGCCGTGCTGGCCTTGATCGGCAAGGATGAAGTGCTGCGTCGTCTTCACGCGGCGTGA